Proteins encoded by one window of Simiduia curdlanivorans:
- a CDS encoding sugar phosphate isomerase/epimerase family protein: MKYFIQVAIAVLLMPIAMSSVLAEPTNPKVSVQLWSVKEDVKASIDATLETIAAMDFDAVEFAQEFGRYQDNAPALVKKLNVLGLAVSGAHVSFESLDAKNFDRTVAFYQALGCKNLIVGWDERAWHPEGVVWVANELSRLAPLLEKKGMRIGFHNHDHEFNAFNGTTFWDYIATHTPESVILQQDVGWTTYAGQDPVAYVERYPGRTLTTHYKVKLPEGAQGKLPIIGKDTIDWLKLIAANKTVGGTEWLVVEQEEYPNGMSPLEAVQASKLGLDSYLAAQKK; encoded by the coding sequence ATGAAGTATTTTATTCAGGTCGCCATTGCGGTATTACTTATGCCTATTGCTATGTCTAGTGTACTGGCTGAGCCGACGAACCCAAAAGTGAGTGTTCAGCTTTGGTCTGTAAAAGAAGATGTAAAGGCAAGTATTGACGCTACCTTGGAAACGATTGCCGCCATGGATTTTGATGCGGTTGAATTTGCTCAGGAGTTTGGCCGCTATCAAGATAACGCACCTGCTTTGGTCAAAAAGTTAAATGTGCTGGGTTTAGCGGTTAGTGGCGCACATGTAAGTTTTGAAAGCCTCGATGCGAAAAATTTTGACAGAACGGTAGCGTTTTATCAGGCGCTCGGATGTAAAAATTTGATCGTAGGTTGGGATGAGCGGGCCTGGCACCCAGAGGGCGTGGTATGGGTGGCTAACGAGTTGAGTCGTTTGGCGCCGCTGTTAGAAAAAAAGGGTATGCGTATTGGCTTTCACAATCACGACCATGAATTCAATGCGTTTAATGGCACTACTTTTTGGGATTACATTGCTACCCATACGCCCGAGAGCGTTATATTGCAACAAGATGTCGGTTGGACAACTTATGCCGGTCAAGATCCTGTGGCTTATGTAGAGCGCTACCCAGGGCGCACACTCACCACCCATTACAAGGTTAAACTACCCGAGGGCGCGCAGGGCAAGTTGCCAATTATTGGTAAGGACACTATTGATTGGTTGAAACTTATCGCCGCGAATAAGACGGTGGGTGGCACCGAGTGGTTAGTGGTGGAGCAGGAAGAGTACCCCAATGGCATGTCGCCGCTAGAGGCGGTTCAGGCCTCTAAACTTGGCTTGGATAGTTATTTGGCTGCGCAGAAAAAATGA
- a CDS encoding GMC oxidoreductase yields MTTPTYVQESQEEYDVIVVGSGISGGWAAKEFCERGLRVLMVERGRLVEHRKDYITEGKPAWHFPLRTRVDNILVEQQYYVQKLCYAFNDATKHFFGNDRDLPYSTEKGTQFNWIRANQLGGKSLLWHRQSYRLSDYDFEANSRDGHGIDWPIRYKDLVPWYSHVEKHAGISGHAEGLAQLPDSEFLPAFEMTSPELAMQEAFRKHFPDRPMIMGRTAHLSKPTQLHLSQGRVQCQARDECQKGCSFGAYFSTQSSTLPAAAKTGNLSIAANSVVHSVIYDEKTNRAKGIRVIDNENLSEREYFAKIVFLCASTLGTTHIMLNSISKKFPNGIANSSGVLGHYLMDHNYNARASGEVEGFETEYYSGRRPTGIYIPNFQFEPSRYKKNYIRGYAFGGEASRVDWRGNANGQGLGVSFKEKLSQPGAWNFGLYAMGEMLPRYENQVSLHASNKDKWGMPQLHINCRWSDNEIAMMEDARETAHQMLETVGLKNVKSEVSVHDRAPGLAIHEVGTARMGRDPKQSVLNGFNQCHDVPNLFVTDGSAFCSSSVQNPSLTFMALTVRAVDYAVRELKEKRL; encoded by the coding sequence ATGACAACGCCAACCTATGTTCAAGAGTCGCAAGAAGAGTATGACGTTATTGTTGTAGGTTCCGGAATTTCCGGCGGTTGGGCTGCGAAAGAATTTTGTGAGCGTGGACTGCGCGTTCTTATGGTAGAGCGCGGTCGCTTGGTTGAACATCGCAAGGATTACATAACAGAAGGTAAACCTGCGTGGCACTTCCCGTTGCGAACCCGTGTAGATAACATTTTAGTAGAGCAGCAATACTACGTTCAAAAGCTGTGTTATGCCTTTAACGATGCCACGAAACATTTTTTTGGCAACGACAGAGATCTACCCTATAGCACGGAAAAGGGCACACAATTTAATTGGATTCGGGCCAACCAACTAGGCGGCAAGTCTTTGTTGTGGCATAGGCAAAGCTATCGACTCAGTGACTACGATTTCGAAGCCAATAGTCGAGATGGGCATGGCATCGATTGGCCGATCCGCTACAAGGATTTGGTGCCTTGGTATAGTCATGTTGAGAAGCATGCGGGTATTAGCGGCCACGCTGAAGGCTTAGCGCAATTACCAGACAGCGAATTTTTGCCTGCGTTTGAAATGACCTCGCCCGAACTTGCGATGCAAGAAGCGTTTAGAAAACATTTTCCAGACCGTCCCATGATCATGGGACGAACCGCGCATTTGTCTAAGCCAACACAGTTGCATTTATCGCAGGGCAGGGTGCAATGCCAAGCCCGGGATGAATGTCAAAAGGGCTGTTCTTTCGGGGCCTATTTTTCGACCCAAAGTTCAACCTTGCCCGCGGCGGCCAAAACCGGCAATTTGAGCATTGCCGCCAATAGCGTTGTGCACAGTGTTATCTATGACGAAAAAACAAATCGCGCTAAAGGCATTCGGGTCATCGATAACGAAAATCTAAGTGAGCGAGAATATTTCGCAAAAATTGTTTTTCTGTGTGCTTCTACGCTTGGCACTACCCATATCATGTTGAACTCAATCTCGAAGAAATTTCCCAATGGCATTGCGAATAGTTCGGGCGTGCTTGGCCATTATTTAATGGACCACAACTACAATGCACGAGCCAGCGGCGAGGTTGAGGGTTTTGAAACAGAATACTATTCCGGTCGCAGGCCAACAGGTATTTATATCCCCAACTTTCAGTTTGAACCCAGCCGTTACAAGAAAAATTATATTCGTGGATATGCCTTCGGTGGCGAAGCCTCGCGGGTGGATTGGCGCGGAAATGCCAATGGTCAGGGTTTGGGTGTTTCGTTTAAGGAAAAATTATCGCAACCCGGCGCTTGGAACTTTGGATTATATGCGATGGGCGAAATGCTACCGCGTTACGAAAACCAAGTTTCACTGCATGCAAGTAATAAGGATAAATGGGGCATGCCTCAGCTTCATATTAACTGTCGCTGGTCTGATAATGAAATTGCCATGATGGAAGATGCGCGAGAAACTGCCCACCAAATGCTTGAAACAGTCGGTCTAAAAAATGTCAAAAGCGAAGTTTCGGTGCACGATAGAGCACCCGGCTTAGCGATTCATGAAGTGGGTACTGCTAGGATGGGTCGCGATCCCAAGCAATCGGTTTTGAATGGATTTAATCAGTGTCACGATGTGCCCAATTTATTTGTGACCGATGGCAGCGCTTTTTGCTCTTCTTCCGTGCAAAACCCTTCGCTCACGTTTATGGCGTTGACGGTTCGCGCTGTAGATTATGCAGTCCGAGAATTAAAAGAAAAAAGATTATAA
- a CDS encoding gluconate 2-dehydrogenase subunit 3 family protein encodes MDANRTKNNNNPAAFHVASRRALFKRLAGAVGAAYTSRLISGAGLTIALGYSRQLQAGINAGKLFDLKEMTTLARICELVIPATATPSAADVDVHGFIDNQLQHCFAIEQQQQIQALLAQINEYANRNYQIDFYDCTEQQKLALLNALDVGKQPFNAASKDSFRFLKSLIVFGFFTSEVGATKALRYQAIPGGFKGSIPYRQGEASWAPTLWI; translated from the coding sequence ATGGACGCTAACAGAACCAAAAACAACAACAATCCCGCAGCGTTTCATGTTGCGAGTCGACGAGCGCTGTTTAAACGTCTAGCGGGAGCAGTAGGCGCGGCTTACACCTCGCGCTTGATATCTGGCGCGGGTTTGACCATTGCGCTCGGCTACTCGCGCCAGCTGCAGGCTGGCATCAATGCAGGAAAGCTATTTGATTTAAAAGAGATGACGACATTGGCTCGCATTTGCGAGCTGGTGATTCCCGCCACAGCAACGCCCAGTGCAGCGGACGTGGATGTGCATGGCTTTATCGATAATCAATTGCAGCATTGTTTTGCCATTGAGCAACAGCAGCAGATACAGGCATTGCTTGCGCAAATAAATGAGTATGCAAATAGAAATTACCAAATCGATTTTTACGACTGCACAGAGCAGCAAAAGCTAGCGCTGTTAAACGCATTAGACGTGGGCAAACAGCCTTTTAATGCAGCGAGCAAAGATAGCTTTCGCTTTTTAAAGAGCCTCATTGTGTTTGGCTTTTTTACCAGCGAAGTGGGTGCCACTAAAGCCTTGCGCTATCAAGCGATTCCAGGTGGGTTTAAAGGGTCTATCCCCTACCGTCAAGGTGAGGCGTCGTGGGCGCCTACCCTTTGGATTTAA
- a CDS encoding MFS transporter, producing the protein MVAIELEFLIGFANGSVEAACNPMIADIYHKNKTTMLNRFHVWFPGGILIGALTSYFMTRWGMAWQLQIAVMILPTLVYGYLLLRQPLPASNHIETDTRTNLRGLLSPLYLFLVLCMTLTATTELGTQQWIERILGASGASPMLIMAMMTGLMAVGRYFAGPLVHRFNPVGVLLGSSIAAVAGLYTLSIATGATVYVGAIIFALGVTYYWPTMVGFVAEYTPQTGALGMSLLGGAGMFAVSLWNPVIGHWIDSARMEAEAQQLTGAAAELAAGQAALLHLAAFPAVLVIAFGALTLVLRRQKNAAQLALS; encoded by the coding sequence TTGGTTGCTATTGAGCTCGAGTTTTTAATCGGCTTTGCCAACGGCTCCGTGGAAGCGGCGTGCAACCCAATGATTGCCGATATCTACCATAAAAATAAAACGACCATGCTCAATCGTTTTCACGTTTGGTTTCCTGGTGGCATTCTAATTGGCGCCTTAACCTCTTACTTTATGACCCGTTGGGGTATGGCTTGGCAGTTGCAAATAGCCGTCATGATTTTACCGACCTTAGTTTACGGTTATCTGTTGTTGCGCCAGCCGCTGCCGGCGTCGAATCATATTGAAACCGATACCCGCACCAATTTGCGCGGCTTGCTGTCGCCCTTGTATTTATTTTTAGTGCTGTGCATGACGCTCACCGCTACCACGGAGCTGGGCACGCAGCAATGGATTGAAAGAATCTTAGGTGCTAGCGGTGCCTCGCCTATGTTAATCATGGCGATGATGACGGGCCTAATGGCCGTGGGCCGCTATTTTGCCGGGCCACTGGTGCATCGGTTTAACCCGGTAGGTGTGTTACTTGGCTCGTCAATTGCCGCCGTTGCCGGGCTTTATACCTTGAGCATCGCGACCGGCGCGACGGTGTATGTTGGAGCCATTATTTTTGCCTTGGGCGTTACCTATTACTGGCCCACGATGGTGGGTTTCGTTGCCGAATACACGCCGCAAACCGGCGCTCTGGGAATGTCGCTACTTGGTGGCGCTGGCATGTTTGCGGTTAGCTTATGGAATCCGGTCATCGGTCACTGGATCGATTCGGCGCGCATGGAAGCGGAGGCACAACAATTGACCGGTGCGGCGGCTGAGCTAGCCGCCGGGCAAGCGGCCTTGTTGCACCTAGCCGCTTTTCCGGCGGTATTAGTAATCGCTTTCGGGGCGCTAACCTTGGTTTTACGTCGACAAAAGAATGCTGCACAACTGGCACTTTCTTGA
- a CDS encoding sugar phosphate isomerase/epimerase family protein produces the protein MSAIQGPGIFLAQFCQDEAPYNNLPDLCRWVAAMGYKGVQIPTWDARVFNLALAAESATYRDEVQGQVADAGLVISELSTHLQGQLIAVHPAYDAMFDGFAPESVRGKASARSEWAMEQLLMAARVSGHFNLKAHATFSGALLWQMAYPWPQRPAGLVEAGFAELAKRWLPLLQAFDQQGCDLCFELHPGEDLHDGVTFERFLAAVDQHPRANILYDPSHFVLQQLDYLAFIDIYHERIKAFHVKDAEFRPNGRSGVYGGYQHWIDRPGRFRSLGDGQIDFKQIFSKLTQYGYQGWAVLEWECCIKHPEDGAREGAPFIAQHLIRQADRAFDDFASVPKDDAMNRKILGI, from the coding sequence ATGAGCGCTATTCAGGGGCCAGGTATTTTTCTGGCACAGTTCTGCCAAGACGAGGCACCCTATAACAACTTGCCCGACCTCTGTCGTTGGGTCGCCGCTATGGGTTACAAGGGCGTGCAAATTCCCACCTGGGATGCGCGCGTGTTCAACCTCGCCCTCGCTGCAGAAAGTGCCACTTATCGCGATGAGGTGCAGGGCCAGGTTGCCGATGCCGGTTTAGTTATCAGCGAGCTATCAACCCATTTACAGGGTCAGCTTATCGCCGTGCACCCAGCTTACGATGCGATGTTTGACGGCTTCGCGCCCGAGTCGGTTCGGGGTAAGGCGAGTGCGCGAAGCGAGTGGGCCATGGAGCAACTGTTGATGGCGGCTAGGGTAAGCGGTCATTTTAATTTGAAGGCGCATGCCACTTTTTCCGGCGCTCTGTTGTGGCAAATGGCCTATCCTTGGCCGCAGCGGCCGGCGGGTTTAGTCGAGGCAGGTTTTGCTGAATTGGCCAAGCGCTGGTTGCCGCTATTGCAGGCTTTTGATCAGCAGGGCTGCGACCTTTGCTTCGAGTTACACCCAGGTGAAGACTTGCACGATGGCGTAACCTTCGAGCGATTTCTTGCCGCCGTCGATCAACACCCGCGCGCGAATATTCTGTACGACCCCAGTCACTTTGTGTTGCAGCAATTAGATTACCTCGCCTTTATCGATATTTATCACGAGCGCATAAAAGCGTTTCATGTAAAAGATGCGGAGTTTCGGCCCAATGGTCGTTCGGGGGTTTACGGCGGCTATCAGCATTGGATCGATAGGCCTGGGCGGTTTCGCTCACTCGGCGATGGCCAAATAGATTTTAAGCAAATTTTCAGCAAGCTAACCCAATATGGCTATCAGGGCTGGGCCGTGTTGGAGTGGGAATGCTGCATCAAGCATCCCGAGGATGGCGCCAGAGAGGGAGCCCCTTTTATTGCCCAGCATTTAATTCGCCAAGCCGATCGCGCCTTCGATGATTTTGCGTCGGTGCCAAAAGATGATGCAATGAATCGAAAAATATTAGGCATATAA